One stretch of Chiroxiphia lanceolata isolate bChiLan1 chromosome 1, bChiLan1.pri, whole genome shotgun sequence DNA includes these proteins:
- the NPVF gene encoding pro-FMRFamide-related neuropeptide VF, which translates to MKVISTKKFILFALATVVFLTSTSMCLSEPMKSSLESREDDDKYYEIKDILEEKQRSPNFEEMEDWASKNTIKMNPFTVNKMPNSVANLPLRFGRNYPEERSIKPFANLPLRFGRGFGDNIPNHAPKVSHRLGRSPLVRSSSQSLLNLPQRFGKSLTVNQESEPGI; encoded by the exons atgaaagtaatttcaACCAAGAAGTTTATTCTGTTTGCTTTAGCTACAGTGGTCTTTCTAACATCAACTAGTATGTGCCTAAGTGAACCAATGAAGTCCAgtctggagagcagagaagatGATGATAAATATTACGAG attaaagatattttggaagaaaagcagaggagtCCCAATTTTGAAGAAATGGAAGACTGGGCATcaaaaaataccattaaaatGAACCCTTTTACAGTAAACAAGATGCCAAATTCAGTTGCTAATTTACCTCTTAGATTTGGAAGGAATTATCCAGAAGAAAGAAGCATTAAACCATTTGCTAATTTGCCCCTGAGATTTGGAAGAGGTTTTGGAGACAACATACCTAATCATGCTCCAAAGGTATCACACAGGCTTGGGAGATCTCCACTTGTTAGAAGTTCCAGTCAATCACTTCTAAATTTGCCACAGAGATTTGGGAAGTCACTGACTGTCAATCAGGAATCTGAACCAG GGATATGA